A region from the Canis aureus isolate CA01 chromosome 10, VMU_Caureus_v.1.0, whole genome shotgun sequence genome encodes:
- the PRR16 gene encoding protein Largen isoform X5 codes for MTDSSKTDTLNSSSSGTTASSIEKIKVQANAPLIKPPAHPSAILTVLRKPNPPPPPPRLTPVKCEDAQRVVPTVNPVKTNGTLLRNGGLPLAPNKIPNGDICCIPTGGLDKAPMQPLMHRPEKDRCPQAGSRERVRFNEKVQYHGYCPDCDARYNVKNREVHLHREPVHPPGKLPHPGPPLPPPPHLPPFPLENGGLGISHSNSFPPLRPATVPPPTAPKPQKTILRKSTTTTV; via the coding sequence ATGACCGACAGCTCCAAAACGGACACCCTGAATAGTAGCTCAAGCGGCACCACAGCCTCCAGCATAGAGAAGATCAAAGTGCAGGCCAACGCACCCCTCATTAAACCCCCCGCCCACCCGTCTGCCATCCTCACGGTCCTGAGAAAGCCAaaccccccgccgccgcccccgcggtTGACACCTGTGAAGTGTGAAGACGCCCAAAGAGTGGTGCCGACTGTCAATCCCGTGAAGACTAACGGCACCCTTCTGCGAAACGGAGGCTTACCCTTAGCACCGAACAAAATTCCAAACGGAGACATCTGCTGCATCCCCACTGGTGGCTTGGACAAGGCTCCAATGCAGCCTCTGATGCACAGACCTGAAAAAGACAGGTGTCCCCAGGCAGGGTCCCGGGAACGGGTTCGGTTTAATGAGAAAGTGCAGTACCATGGCTATTGTCCCGACTGTGATGCCCGGTATAATGTAAAAAACAGGGAGGTCCATTTACACCGCGAACCTGTCCACCCACCGGGAAAGCTCCCGCACCccggccctcccctccctcctccaccccacctccctccttTTCCGCTGGAAAACGGGGGACTGGGAATAAGCCACAGTAACAGCTTCCCCCCTCTCAGACCTGCAACTGTGCCTCCTCCCACTGCACCAAAACCACAGAAGACCATCTTGAGGAAATCGACCACTACAACAGTGTGA
- the PRR16 gene encoding protein Largen isoform X3, which translates to MMCAGIWTTHTSISKKHVVDQIDTLTSDLQLEDEMTDSSKTDTLNSSSSGTTASSIEKIKVQANAPLIKPPAHPSAILTVLRKPNPPPPPPRLTPVKCEDAQRVVPTVNPVKTNGTLLRNGGLPLAPNKIPNGDICCIPTGGLDKAPMQPLMHRPEKDRCPQAGSRERVRFNEKVQYHGYCPDCDARYNVKNREVHLHREPVHPPGKLPHPGPPLPPPPHLPPFPLENGGLGISHSNSFPPLRPATVPPPTAPKPQKTILRKSTTTTV; encoded by the coding sequence GTGGTTGACCAGATTGATACCCTGACCTCTGACCTACAGCTGGAGGATGAGATGACCGACAGCTCCAAAACGGACACCCTGAATAGTAGCTCAAGCGGCACCACAGCCTCCAGCATAGAGAAGATCAAAGTGCAGGCCAACGCACCCCTCATTAAACCCCCCGCCCACCCGTCTGCCATCCTCACGGTCCTGAGAAAGCCAaaccccccgccgccgcccccgcggtTGACACCTGTGAAGTGTGAAGACGCCCAAAGAGTGGTGCCGACTGTCAATCCCGTGAAGACTAACGGCACCCTTCTGCGAAACGGAGGCTTACCCTTAGCACCGAACAAAATTCCAAACGGAGACATCTGCTGCATCCCCACTGGTGGCTTGGACAAGGCTCCAATGCAGCCTCTGATGCACAGACCTGAAAAAGACAGGTGTCCCCAGGCAGGGTCCCGGGAACGGGTTCGGTTTAATGAGAAAGTGCAGTACCATGGCTATTGTCCCGACTGTGATGCCCGGTATAATGTAAAAAACAGGGAGGTCCATTTACACCGCGAACCTGTCCACCCACCGGGAAAGCTCCCGCACCccggccctcccctccctcctccaccccacctccctccttTTCCGCTGGAAAACGGGGGACTGGGAATAAGCCACAGTAACAGCTTCCCCCCTCTCAGACCTGCAACTGTGCCTCCTCCCACTGCACCAAAACCACAGAAGACCATCTTGAGGAAATCGACCACTACAACAGTGTGA
- the PRR16 gene encoding protein Largen isoform X2: protein MWSVIRTGLHELKNEYMHIPVVDQIDTLTSDLQLEDEMTDSSKTDTLNSSSSGTTASSIEKIKVQANAPLIKPPAHPSAILTVLRKPNPPPPPPRLTPVKCEDAQRVVPTVNPVKTNGTLLRNGGLPLAPNKIPNGDICCIPTGGLDKAPMQPLMHRPEKDRCPQAGSRERVRFNEKVQYHGYCPDCDARYNVKNREVHLHREPVHPPGKLPHPGPPLPPPPHLPPFPLENGGLGISHSNSFPPLRPATVPPPTAPKPQKTILRKSTTTTV, encoded by the coding sequence GTGGTTGACCAGATTGATACCCTGACCTCTGACCTACAGCTGGAGGATGAGATGACCGACAGCTCCAAAACGGACACCCTGAATAGTAGCTCAAGCGGCACCACAGCCTCCAGCATAGAGAAGATCAAAGTGCAGGCCAACGCACCCCTCATTAAACCCCCCGCCCACCCGTCTGCCATCCTCACGGTCCTGAGAAAGCCAaaccccccgccgccgcccccgcggtTGACACCTGTGAAGTGTGAAGACGCCCAAAGAGTGGTGCCGACTGTCAATCCCGTGAAGACTAACGGCACCCTTCTGCGAAACGGAGGCTTACCCTTAGCACCGAACAAAATTCCAAACGGAGACATCTGCTGCATCCCCACTGGTGGCTTGGACAAGGCTCCAATGCAGCCTCTGATGCACAGACCTGAAAAAGACAGGTGTCCCCAGGCAGGGTCCCGGGAACGGGTTCGGTTTAATGAGAAAGTGCAGTACCATGGCTATTGTCCCGACTGTGATGCCCGGTATAATGTAAAAAACAGGGAGGTCCATTTACACCGCGAACCTGTCCACCCACCGGGAAAGCTCCCGCACCccggccctcccctccctcctccaccccacctccctccttTTCCGCTGGAAAACGGGGGACTGGGAATAAGCCACAGTAACAGCTTCCCCCCTCTCAGACCTGCAACTGTGCCTCCTCCCACTGCACCAAAACCACAGAAGACCATCTTGAGGAAATCGACCACTACAACAGTGTGA
- the PRR16 gene encoding protein Largen isoform X4: MELESILENFLEEEVVDQIDTLTSDLQLEDEMTDSSKTDTLNSSSSGTTASSIEKIKVQANAPLIKPPAHPSAILTVLRKPNPPPPPPRLTPVKCEDAQRVVPTVNPVKTNGTLLRNGGLPLAPNKIPNGDICCIPTGGLDKAPMQPLMHRPEKDRCPQAGSRERVRFNEKVQYHGYCPDCDARYNVKNREVHLHREPVHPPGKLPHPGPPLPPPPHLPPFPLENGGLGISHSNSFPPLRPATVPPPTAPKPQKTILRKSTTTTV, translated from the coding sequence GTGGTTGACCAGATTGATACCCTGACCTCTGACCTACAGCTGGAGGATGAGATGACCGACAGCTCCAAAACGGACACCCTGAATAGTAGCTCAAGCGGCACCACAGCCTCCAGCATAGAGAAGATCAAAGTGCAGGCCAACGCACCCCTCATTAAACCCCCCGCCCACCCGTCTGCCATCCTCACGGTCCTGAGAAAGCCAaaccccccgccgccgcccccgcggtTGACACCTGTGAAGTGTGAAGACGCCCAAAGAGTGGTGCCGACTGTCAATCCCGTGAAGACTAACGGCACCCTTCTGCGAAACGGAGGCTTACCCTTAGCACCGAACAAAATTCCAAACGGAGACATCTGCTGCATCCCCACTGGTGGCTTGGACAAGGCTCCAATGCAGCCTCTGATGCACAGACCTGAAAAAGACAGGTGTCCCCAGGCAGGGTCCCGGGAACGGGTTCGGTTTAATGAGAAAGTGCAGTACCATGGCTATTGTCCCGACTGTGATGCCCGGTATAATGTAAAAAACAGGGAGGTCCATTTACACCGCGAACCTGTCCACCCACCGGGAAAGCTCCCGCACCccggccctcccctccctcctccaccccacctccctccttTTCCGCTGGAAAACGGGGGACTGGGAATAAGCCACAGTAACAGCTTCCCCCCTCTCAGACCTGCAACTGTGCCTCCTCCCACTGCACCAAAACCACAGAAGACCATCTTGAGGAAATCGACCACTACAACAGTGTGA